A window from Culex pipiens pallens isolate TS chromosome 3, TS_CPP_V2, whole genome shotgun sequence encodes these proteins:
- the LOC120427230 gene encoding uncharacterized protein LOC120427230, producing the protein MDRELMWLACRHHTHELILAKAFSVCFGPSTSPEIPLFKRFRDKWEDIPKERVAPLVVTKKWCALKDTVISYLKSANTFPRDDYKELLELTLVVLGETPDKFTFKKPGPIHHARWMAKMLYAIKIYLLREQGCLFELTREEVKQLKRFVRFGTLLYVKPWLQAPLGVDAATNDLNLWNSINDFRKTDPEIACATLAVLERHLWYLSDELVGFSLFSEKVSAEEKQRVVQAMKTIPAGERSVLGDPELLKTGRASLADFSTMRTASIFAKLSIDDSFTERPPTEWAEIEGFKAGLRVVQNLKVVNDIAERGVKLCEEYNKVFTKNEAENQRVLQVVELNRKAVKTDCTKAELLQKFH; encoded by the exons ATGGACAGAGAGCTTATGTGGTTAGCATGCCGTCACCACACGCATGAGCTGATTTTGGCCAAAGCCTTCTCCGTGTGTTTCGGGCCGTCGACGTCTCCCGAAATACCGCTTTTTAAGCGGTTCCGGGACAAATGGGAGGACATCCCGAAGGAAAGGGTAGCGCCGCTGGTAGTCACCAAGAAGTGGTGTGCCCTCAAGGACACGGTGATCAGCTACCTGAAAAGCGCAAATACCTTTCCTAGGGATGACTACAAGGAGCTGCTTGAGCTGACATTGGTTGTGTTGGGGGAAACACCTGAcaaatttactttcaaaaaacccgggccgatcCATCATGCCAGATGGATGGCAAAAATGCTGTACGCCATCAAGATCTACCTGCTGCGGGAACAAGGGTGCTTATTCGAACTGACGCGTGAGGAGGTTAAACAGCTGAAAAGGTTCGTGAGGTTTGGTACATTGTTGTACGTCAAACCGTGGCTGCAAGCTCCACTCGGCGTTGACGCCGCGACGAACGACTTGAATCTTTGGAACAGCATCAACGATTTTCGAAAAACCGATCCGGAAATAGCATGTGCTACCTTAGCCGTACTTGAGCGCCACCTCTGGTACCTTTCAGACGAGCTCGTTGGCTTTTCTCTGTTCTCAGAAAAG GTATCAGCAGAAGAAAAGCAACGGGTGGTGCAGGCAATGAAAACTATTCCCGCGGGTGAACGGTCTGTGCTCGGCGATCCGGAGCTTTTGAAAACTGGCCGGGCATCGCTAGCTGATTTTTCGACGATGCGAACGGCATCAATTTTTGCTAAATTATCCATCGATGATTCATTTACGGAGCGTCCACCAACCGAGTGGGCAGAAATTGAAGGTTTCAAGGCAGGATTACGAGTGGTGCAGAACCTGAAGGTCGTGAACGACATTGCGGAGCGGGGCGTAAAATTGTGCGAAGAATATAACAAAGTGTTCACAAAGAACGAAGCCGAAAACCAACGAGTTCTACAAGTTGTCGAGCTTAACAGAAAGGCCGTCAAAACAGATTGTACCAAGGCGGAGTTGCTGCAAAAATTTCATTGA